A single Ammospiza caudacuta isolate bAmmCau1 chromosome 6, bAmmCau1.pri, whole genome shotgun sequence DNA region contains:
- the APLNR gene encoding apelin receptor codes for MEETTGAYTYGFDNDTEYSCEYEEWGPSLALLPTIYLLVFLLGTTGNGLVLWTVFKGGRDRRRSADTFIANLAVADLTFVVTLPLWAAYAWMGYHWPFGTAACKVSSYLVFVNMYASVFCLTGLSFDRYLAIVRPLATAKLRSRVSGLVATVALWLLAALLALPALVLRRAAALDGDTKITCYMDYGDLAAQGTEGAWEVGLGLSSTALGFVAPFAVMLTCYFFIARTVATHFRRERAEGPRKRKRLLTIITVLVAAFGGCWLPFHLVKTLYVLMDLEVLPWSCALHTFLNNLHPYCTGIAYINSCLNPFLYAFFDPRFRHACAALLCCRTPGPGPERSASYSSGHSHPPGGKGGPGPGGKLDPATQETLFRS; via the coding sequence ATGGAGGAGACGACGGGCGCCTACACCTACGGCTTCGACAACGATACGGAGTACTCGTGCGAGTACGAGGAGTGGGGCCCCtcgctggccctgctgcccaccatCTACCTGCTGGTCTTCCTGCTGGGCACCACCGGCAACGGGCTCGTCCTCTGGACCGTCTTCAAGGGCGGCCGCGACCGCCGGCGCTCGGCCGACACCTTCATCGCCAACCTGGCCGTGGCCGACCTCACCTTCGTGGTGACGCTGCCGCTGTGGGCCGCCTACGCCTGGATGGGCTACCACTGGCCCTTCGGCACGGCCGCCTGCAAGGTCAGCAGCTACCTGGTGTTCGTCAACATGTACGCCAGCGTCTTCTGCCTCACCGGCCTCAGCTTCGACCGCTACCTGGCCATCGTGCGGCCGCTGGCCACGGCCAAGCTGCGCTCGCGGGTCAGCGGGCTGGTGGCCACGGTGGCGCTGTGGCTGCTGGCCGCGCTGCTGGCGCTGCCCGCGCTGGTGCTGCGGCGGGCGGCCGCGCTCGACGGGGACACCAAGATCACCTGCTACATGGACTACGGGGACCTGGCGGCGCAGGGCACCGAGGGCGCCTGggaggtggggctggggctctCCTCCACCGCCCTGGGCTTCGTGGCCCCGTTCGCCGTGATGCTGACCTGCTACTTCTTCATCGCCCGCACCGTGGCCACTCACTTCCGCCGGGAGCGGGCCGAGGGGCCCCGCAAGCGCAAGCGGCTGCTCACCATCATCACGGTGCTGGTGGCCGCCTTCGGGGGCTGCTGGCTGCCCTTCCACCTGGTCAAGACCCTCTACGTGCTGATggacctggaggtgctgccctggTCCTGCGCCCTCCACACCTTCCTCAACAACCTGCATCCCTACTGCACGGGCATCGCCTACATCAACAGCTGCCTCAACCCCTTCCTCTACGCCTTCTTCGACCCCCGGTTCCGCCACGCCTGCgccgccctgctctgctgccggacccccggccccggccccgagcGCTCCGCCAGCTACTCCTCGGGGCACAGCCACCCCCCTGGCGGCAagggcggccccggcccgggcgGCAAGCTGGACCCCGCCACCCAGGAGACGCTCTTCCGCTCCTGA
- the LRRC55 gene encoding leucine-rich repeat-containing protein 55 — MLLGPWLLAAAAAVAAAGAGCPVLCSCRGQAVDCSGQRLFSVPPELPLDTGNLSLAHNRIASIPPGYLGCYGQLRALDLRNNSLAALPAGLFRGARRLAHLDLSYNNFSLVPADMFREASALLRLDLSHNPGLRRVHPQAFRGLAQLRELDLSYGGLAALSLDALEGLPGLVGLRLGGNPWLCGCAMEPLLKWLRGRIQRCSSDSQQAECWAPPEVAGAPLLSLTEESFQACHLTLTLDDYLFIAFVGFVVSIASVATNFLLGITANCCHRWSKASEDEDV, encoded by the exons ATGCTGCTGGGCCCCTGGCtgctggcggcggcggcggcggtggcggcggcgggcgcgggctGCCCGGTGCTGTGCAGCTGCCGCGGGCAGGCCGTGGACTGCAGCGGGCAGCGGCTCTTCTCCGTGCCCCCCGAGCTGCCGCTGGACACCGGCAACCTGAGCCTTGCCCACAACCGCATCGCCAGCATCCCGCCGGGCTACCTGGGCTGCTACGGGCAGCTGCGCGCCCTCGACCTGCGCAACAACTCGCTGGCGGCGCTGCCGGCCGGGCTGTTCCGCGGCGCCCGGCGCCTGGCGCACCTGGACCTGAGCTACAACAACTTCAGCCTGGTGCCCGCCGACATGTTCCGCGAGGCCAGCGCGCTGCTGCGCCTCGACCTCAGCCACAACCCGGGGCTGCGCCGCGTCCACCCGCAGGCCTTCCGCGGCCTGGCCCAGCTGCGGGAGCTGGACCTCAGCTACGGCGGCCTGGCCGCCCTCAGCCTCGACgccctggaggggctgcccGGCCTCGTGGGGCTGCGCCTGGGGGGCAACCCCTGGCTCTGCGGCTGCGCCATGGAGCCGCTCCTCAAGTGGCTGCGGGGCCGCatccagcgctgctcctcgg ATTCGCAGCAGGCCGAGTGCTGGGCTCCCCCCGAAGTGGCGGGGGCCCCGCTGTTGTCGCTGACGGAGGAGAGCTTCCAGGCCTGCCACCTGACGCTGACCCTCGACGACTATCTCTTCATCGCCTTCGTCGGCTTCGTCGTCTCCATCGCCTCGGTGGCCACCAACTTCCTGCTGGGCATCACGGCCAACTGCTGCCACCGCTGGAGCAAGGCCAGCGAGGACGAGGACGTTTAG